The proteins below come from a single Maylandia zebra isolate NMK-2024a linkage group LG23, Mzebra_GT3a, whole genome shotgun sequence genomic window:
- the LOC101487638 gene encoding sodium/myo-inositol cotransporter: protein MAMEAADMIVVAIYFILVLGIGFLAMWKANRNTVSGYFLAGRSMNWAAVGASLFVSNIGSEHFIGLAGSGAASGLSVAAWELNAVLLLQFLGWVFIPVYIQCGIYTMPEYLSKRYGGNRLKVYFAALSLVLYIFTKLSVDLYSGALFIKESLGWNLYLSILLLIAMTALLTISGGLVAVIYTDTVQAFLMIAGALCLTGISLFKVGGFEGVRHGYMEATPNISAILLSSPNLTYSESCYNHATPKPDSLKILREAQDPDLPWLGFLLGQTPASIWYWCADQVIVQRVLAAKNIAHAKGSTIMAGFLKILPMFIIVIPGMISRILFADDLACISPEHCIEVCGSAAGCSNVAYPRLVMSVMPVGLRGLMMAVMIAALMSDLDSIFNSASTIFTLDIYKMLRKQASSRELMIVGRLFVLFMVIISIAWVPVIIEMQGGQIFYYIQEVSDYLTPPIAALFLLGILWRRCNETGAFWGGMVGFFLGALRLALAFVYREPLCDQPDERPSFIKDIHYMYVAAILFWISSLVAVVVSLCTPPPEEGQIQTTTLWGLNKRKKLKNQERNAEKDVNVLKPLNHSAFNGNGVLGEEKCHKDPNLLNGSETNLENGQSGSSNNVTASDIETIYSVQNGGCAQSSGSKMVENEERRGVEEEDESCGAGDAKEERGCCIKVLDWFCGFKEELSKDQVITVQEQEKMVEELLYEPPTTRIILNITLVVVCSVGIFLFIYFSL from the exons ATGGCCATGGAAGCAGCGGACATGATCGTTGTAGCGATCTACTTCATCCTGGTGTTAGGGATTGGCTTCCTTGCAATGTGGAAAGCCAATAGGAACACAGTGAGCGGCTACTTCCTGGCGGGGCGTTCGATGAACTGGGCAGCTGTGGGAGCTTCTCTATTTGTCAGTAACATAGGAAGTGAGCACTTCATTGGATTGGCTGGATCAGGCGCTGCTAGCGGTCTCAGCGTGGCTGCATGGGAGCTCAATGCTGTATTACTGCTCCAGTTTTTAGGCTGGGTGTTCATTCCAGTCTATATCCAGTGTGGCATCTACACTATGCCAGAGTACCTGTCCAAGAGATATGGGGGGAATCGACTGAAGGTGTACTTTGCTGCTTTATCTCTTGTCCTTTACATCTTCACCAAGCTGTCTGTGGATCTCTATTCTGGAGCCTTGTTCATCAAAGAATCCTTAGGTTGGAACCTCTATCtgtccatcctcctcctcatcgcCATGACAGCTCTGCTGACCATCTCCGGAGGTCTGGTTGCTGTTATCTACACAGACACAGTTCAAGCGTTCCTCATGATTGCTGGGGCCCTCTGTCTGACAGGCATCAGCCTCTTCAAAGTGGGAGGGTTCGAAG GTGTGAGACACGGTTACATGGAGGCCACTCCAAACATCAGTGCCATCTTGCTGTCTTCACCCAATCTGACGTATTCTGAGTCCTGCTATAACCATGCCACTCCGAAGCCAGATAGTCTGAAGATCCTCCGAGAGGCCCAGGATCCAGACCTGCCATGGCTTGGTTTCTTACTCGGCCAGACTCCTGCCTCTATTTG GTACTGGTGTGCAGATCAGGTGATTGTTCAGCGGGTTCTGGCAGCAAAAAATATTGCTCATGCCAAAGGGTCAACAATCATGGCCGGTTTCCTCAAAATCCTGCCAATGTTTATCATTGTCATCCCAG GAATGATTTCCAGGATCTTATTCGCTGATGACTTGGCATGTATCAGTCCAGAGCACTGCATTGAAGTGTGTGGCTCTGCAGCTGGCTGCAGCAATGTGGCTTACCCAAGGCTCGTCATGTCAGTAATGCCCGTCGGTCTCCGCGGGTTGATGATGGCTGTTATGATTGCAGCTCTAATGAGCGACTTGGACTCTATCTTTAATTCTGCAAGCACCATCTTTACCCTAGATATTTACAAGATGCTACGAAAGCAGGCGTCGTCCAGAGAGCTGATGATAGTAGGCAGGCTGTTTGTCCTTTTCATGGTGATCATAAGCATCGCCTGGGTGCCTGTGATCATTGAAATGCAGGGAGGCCAGATATTCTACTACATCCAAGAAGTATCAGATTATCTGACTCCGCCCATAGCGGCTCTCTTCCTGCTTGGCATCCTGTGGCGTCGTTGTAATGAGACAGGTGCCTTTTGGGGAGGGATGGTAGGGTTTTTCCTTGGAGCTCTCCGTTTGGCTTTGGCATTTGTTTATCGAGAGCCACTCTGCGATCAGCCTGATGAACGCCCATCCTTCATCAAAGATATCCATTACATGTATGTGGCAGCCATCTTGTTTTGGATATCATCTCtggtggctgttgttgtgagTCTCTGCACTCCTCCACCCGAAGAGGGACAAATCCAAACCACTACTCTCTGGGGACTAAACAAGAGAAAGAAGCTAAAAAATCAAGaaagaaatgctgaaaaagACGTCAATGTTTTGAAACCCCTAAATCACTCAGCCTTTAATGGAAATGGTGTTCTTGGTGAAGAAAAGTGTCACAAGGACCCAAACTTGCTCAATGGCTCTGAGACAAATCTTGAAAATGGCCAATCAGGAAGCAGCAATAATGTCACAGCAAGTGATATAGAAACAATCTATTCAGTACAGAATGGTGGCTGTGCTCAGAGTTCAGGCTCCAAAATGGTAGAAAATGAGGAAAGAAGAGGAGTGGAGGAGGAAGACGAGAGCTGTGGAGCAGGGGACGCAAAAGAGGAGCGTGGATGTTGTATTAAGGTTTTGGATTGGTTTTGTGGATTCAAGGAGGAATTGTCCAAAGATCAGGTCATAACAGTTCAAGAACAGGAGAAGATGGTGGAGGAGCTTCTCTATGAACCTCCAACGACCAGAATCATCTTAAACATCACACTGGTGGTGGTTTGCTCAGTTGGGATCTTTCTCTTCATCTATTTCTCCTTATAG